The genomic DNA ACTTTTTCTTAACCATTTTCTCGACAAAATATATTATAATGGGTATTGAATTTTATATAGTTCGTTGGAGGTATCAAATGGGGAGACTAAGAAGTAAGAAAAAGTACAATAGATATAAAAAAATAAAACTTGTTGTATGTATGATTTTGATTGGATTCATATGTATGATGACCTTGTGGATAGAGAAATGTATTGCAGATAGTGTTCCAAAAGAAAATGCTTTGATTTCTGAACAGCAAAATAATATGCCTAAAACAGTAAAGAAAGAAGATGAGAAGATTCATGAACAAAATGACTCGGCGATTAACGATTTAGTAGAAGCAAAAAAGGAGGAGAAAGAAAATGTAAACAAAGAGACTATAATAGAAGATGAAAAACAAGAAAATAAAAAATATAATTATAAAGAAATTTTTTATAAAGATGTATTCATAGGAGATTCTATTACAAATGCTTTATCCTTTTATCATTTATTAGAGGATAAAAAAGTAATTGCAAATTTAGGAGATACTCTTTCGAAAGCAGAGAAGAGAGTAGATGAAGTTGCAAAAATAAATCCAGAGAATATTTTTATACTATTTGGAGTAAATGACCTAAAAGCTTATCAAACACAGGAGGAATTTGTAAAGCATTATGAAAGATTGATTTGTAAACTAAAAGATCAATTACCAAATACAAATATTTATGTTCAATCTATATTACCTGTATCCGTTAAAGCTGAACAAAAGAATCCTTATATTACCAATAAAAAAATAGAAAGTATGAATGGTGTTCTTATGAATATGTGTGAAAAGAATAATGTAACTTATATTCATATAGCAACAGTAATAGAAAGTATGAATGAAGATTTACATGAAGGAGATGGAATTCATTTTCAATACAAATTTTATCCTTTATGGCTTAATTTTTTAATAGATTATACAAAGGAGGAGTATCAAAATGAAAATATTTAAAAATAGAGCATGGACAATGATACTTATTATATTAATCCTAGGAACTTTAGCAGGATGTGGAAAAGAAAAGTCAAAGGATGTATCTATTGAAGATATAAATCAAAAGATCAATCAAGAAGTGGATTTATCTTCTATGGTAAAGGGTGACATGGAACAACTTGAAAAATTATATGACATAGAGAAAGAAAAGGTAGATTCCTTTGTATTATATACAGCTTCTACAAATATAAAAGCAGATGAAATTGCTATAGTAAAAGTAAAAGATTCTAATGATATAGAAAAAGTTCAAGAAGCATTTCAAAATAGAATAGACAAACAATCTAAAGCTTTTCAAGATTATCTTCCAGAAGAATATTTTTTAATAGAAAATCATGTTTTAAAGAATAATGGAGAATATATTATTTTTATCATATCCAAAGATACACAAAAAATAGAAGAAATCGTGGATGGATGTTTTTAGAGGAAATGAATTGGAGGAATGAGGTTTGGTATTTAGCAGTTTAATATTTATTTTTTTGTTTTTACCTTTTATGATTTTTATATATTATTTATCACCAAGGTTTCTTAGAAACCTTGTTTTACTTCTAGGAAGTTTGGCATTTTATGCTTGGGGAGAACCCATTTATATACTCATTATGATTTTTTCTACTGTTTTTGATTATGTAAATGGTTTGCTGATAGAAAAATATAAAAATAAAAAAAGAGTTGCCAAAAGTATATTATTTTTATCTATGGTTGTTAATTTAGGAATATTATGTTTTTTTAAATACTATGGTTTTATCATAACAAATATCAATGGAATTTTTCATATGAGTATGACAAATATAGATCTTCCGTTGCCTGTAGGAATATCTTTTTATACATTTCAGACTATGTCTTATGTTATAGATGTATATAGAGGAGAAGTTTGTGCACAGAAAAATATTATTTCTTTTGGAACATATGTAGCCATGTTTCCCCAATTGGTAGCAGGGCCTATTGTAAAATATAAAGATATTTCAAAAGAATTATCTTATAGAAAAGAAAATATAAAATTATTTGGAGAAGGAGTACAGCTTTTTATTATAGGATTATCTAAAAAAGTACTTCTTGCCAATAACATAGGACTTCTTTGGGACAGCATAAAAGGACTGCCTAGCCATGAAATATCTATTGTCTCTGCATGGACAGGTATTATTGCATTTACATTTCAAATTTATTTTGATTTTAGTGGATACTCAGATATGGCTATAGGCTTAGGAAAAATATTTGGTTTTCATTTCACAAAGAATTTTAATTATCCATATATCTCTAAAAGTGTAACGGAATTTTGGAGAAGATGGCATATTTCATTAGGAACATGGTTTAGAGAATATGTGTATATTCCTCTTGGAGGAAATAGACTTAGCTCAATCAAGCAGTATAGAAATTTATTGATTGTATGGTTTTTGACAGGATTATGGCATGGTGCAAATTGGAATTTTATTCTTTGGGGAATATACTTTGGTATATTTGTGACCATAGAAAAGTTATTTTTACTTAAGTGGTTAGAAAATCGTTCTGCTTGGATTCGTCATATTTATACGATGATAGTTGTTATGATTGGATGGGTATTTTTTGAATTTGAAAGTATGATTTCAGCTGTAGATTTTATCGAAACTATGTTTGGATGGAATTCATCTTTATGGATTGATTCAAAGGGAATTTATGATTTGTATACAAATATTTTATTATTTGTGATTTTATTTATTTGTTCTACTCCTGTTCCTAAAAATATGATTCATAAGTGGAGACAAAAATATAGTGTAGGAAAAGATATACTTTTATCTTTTACAACTATGATTCTTTTGTTAATTTGTACAGCCTATTTAGTAAATGAAAGCTATAATCCATTTTTGTATTTTAGATTTTAAAAGAGGTGCTTATATGAATCAAAATAATCTTTATCAAAAGATGATTTCTATTCTTTTTTTAGCTTATATAGGAATGAGTGTAATATTTAACTTGATCAGTCCAGATTTAACTTTTTCAGAATCAGAAAATAGAATGCTCCAACAAAAGCCTTATTTTTCTTTTAAGAAAATAATAGATGGTAAATGGATTTCACAATATGAAAAATATTTTACAGATCAATTTATTGTAAGAGATTTTTGGATAGGAATTCGATCAGATACAGAAAGAATATTTGGGAAAAAAGAAAATAATAATGTTTATTTGGGAAAAGAGAGTTATTTGATGGAAGCTTTTCAAAAGCCTAGTGAAGAGAATTTTAATAAAAAACTAAAGGAGTTACAATCATTTTCAGATTCTACTCCCAATACAAATAAATATTTTTTATTGGTTCCCAATGCAGTAAGTATATTAAAAGATAAGCTTCCATCTTATGCACCTACAGATGATCAATTATTTTATATCGAAAAGTTAAAAAAGAATATGATTCAAAACATAAGATTTTTAGATATATACCCTACACTATACAATAGAAAAAATGAATATATTTTTTATAAAACAGACCATCACTGGACGACAAAGGGCGCTTATTATGCTTATGAAAAAATTGCTAAGGATATGGGATTTACTCCTTATAAAAAAGAGGATTTTAAAATTCAAAAGGTTACAGATAAATTTTATGGATCTCTTTATTCAAAGAGTGGATTTAGACATATAAAGCCAGATGATATTGAGTTGTATATTCCCAAAAAAGAAAATCAGTATAAAGTAGAGTATATAGAGGAAAATAAAGTGGATCATTCTTTTTATAAATTAGATAATCTGGAAAAAAAAGATAAATACAAAGTTTTTTTTGATGGAAATCATCCCCTTATAAAAATTTCTTCTGAGCAAGAAAATACAAAAAAATTATTAATGATTAAAGATTCTTATGCAAATAGCTTGATTCCTTTTTTAGCATTGCATTATAGTGATATATATGTAGTAGATCTTAGATATTATCAAAAAGATTTACAAGAATTGATAGATAAAAATCATATTGAAGATGTTTTAATTTTATATAATGAAAATACATTTTTTCAAGATTCTATAGAGTAAGGAGATAAAAATCACGGAAATTTTTCAAAAAATCTTATATAATAATAAAAAATCAGATAATATATAGGGGGATTTTTATGAAAAATATAGGAATTATCAATTGCTATAATGTATCCCAAAAATGTTCTTCTTCAGGATGTTTTAAAGCTTTATATAATGAGACAGGATCTTTTGAAAGATATAAAGGAGAAGGGGCGAGAATCATTAGCTTTGTTCATTGCAATGGATGCAGTGATCAAGTAGTCAATCAGTTTTTAGAAAGAGCTGAAAGAATGGTTCAAAAGGGAGTAGAGGTGATTCATCTTTCTACTTGTGTAAGGTCTAAATGTCCATGGTATGATGAAGTGATAAAAAATTTATCAGAAAAATATGAAATAGAAGGATATAGCCATGCTAAAAAAAACTCTAGGTAATAGAGTTTTTTTTAGCATTTTGCAAGAAAAAATTTATATAATTCTCTTTTAAAGTAAATAAAAAAATAGAAAATTATAAAAATATGGATTTATAGAGCTTGTGATAAACAATTCAGAATACTGCATAATAAGATTAAAGAATAAATGAAAGAATAAACTGTAAAACCTTCAAAATACTTGGAAATACTTGTATACATTGACATTATCGTATATTTGTATTACAATAAACTTGCAGGGAAAAAGGTTTCCTGCAAGTTTATAAAAAACGGAATAGGTAAAATATGTAAAAATGGAGGAGATTATGGCCAGAGATATTTTAAATGATGATCATACAGGTCTATCCCTAACGTCAAAAATTTTCAATATATTAAGAGAAGATATACTCAATGGAAAATATACAGAAGGCGAAAAGCTAGGAGAAGCAAAATTAGCAGAAGAGTTAGGTGTAAGTCGTACCCCAGTGAGAGAAGCTCTAAAACAACTTGAATTAGATGGGATTGTTGAAAACAAACCTAATCGTGGAGTGATGGTATTAGGTATATCCAAACAAGATATTGAGGACATATTTACCATTCGAACAGCTATTGAAGGAATTGCTGCAAGATGGGCAGTAGAAAGAATTACGAATGATGAAGTTAGACAATTAACAGAAAGCTATGAACTAATGGAGTTTTATACTTTTAAAAATGATATTGAAAAATTTTCAGAAATCAATACAATATTTCATGAAATTATTTATAAGGCTACAAAGAGCAGATATTTAGAGCAAGTATTAAAAGATTTTCAATATTATATGAAACAGACAAGAAGAAGATCATTACAAGTAGAGGGAAGAATGAAAATTTCATTGCAAGAACATAAAGCAATTTTAGATGCATTTTTAAATAAAGACAAAGAAGGTGCACAAAAAGCTTTAGCCAATCATATTGCAAATTCAAAAAAGAATGTAGAGAATAATACGGATCAATAAAAGACTACGAATGAGTAGTCTTTTATTTTTAAGGAGGAAGAGATGGATACTTGTATCATAAACAAACTAAAATCTATGAGAGATGAAAATATTATATCTTTTCATGTACCAGGACATAAGAATGGAAAAGCTTATGAGAAATATAATATAGGAAATTTATTATCTATAGATGTGACAGAAATAGAAGGGACAGATAATCTTCATGAGCCTGCAGGAATTATAAAAGACGCTCAAGATCATGCAGCTCAATTTTTTGGGGCGGATCATACTTTTTTTCTTGTAAATGGTACATCTTGTGGAAATATATCTGCTTTAATGGCCGTTGCAAATCCTAAGGATCAAGTGATAGTTCCTAGAGATTGCCATAAATCTGTTATGAATGGGTTGATTCTTGGAGGAATTGATCCTATTTACATAGAGCCTAAGGTAGACGAAAAAAATAGATTACCAATGGGGGTTACCCATGAAGAAGTAAGAAAAGCCATTATCAATCATCCAGATATAAAGGCTGTTGTTCTTACTTATCCCAATTATTATGGTATTTGTCCAGATATAAACAAAATAGTACAAGTAGTTCATGAATATAACAAAATTCTTATTGTAGATGAAGCTCATGGTTCTCATTTTATACTTAATGAAGATCTTCCTTGTAGTGCGTTACAGGCAGGAGCAGATATAGTTATTCAAAGTACCCATAAAACTTTATTTGGATTTACTCAAGCTTCTATGCTGCATGTAAAATCTAAAAGAGTAGATATAGAAAGACTAAGGTTTATGTTAACCATTCATCAAAGTAGTAGTCCTTCGTATTTGTTGATGAGTTCATTAGATATGGCAAGAGCCATTGCACAAAGAAAAGGAACAATTCTTATGGGAGAGCTTTTAAAAAATATAGATTGGTTTTCTGATGAATT from Inediibacterium massiliense includes the following:
- a CDS encoding GDSL-type esterase/lipase family protein, which gives rise to MGRLRSKKKYNRYKKIKLVVCMILIGFICMMTLWIEKCIADSVPKENALISEQQNNMPKTVKKEDEKIHEQNDSAINDLVEAKKEEKENVNKETIIEDEKQENKKYNYKEIFYKDVFIGDSITNALSFYHLLEDKKVIANLGDTLSKAEKRVDEVAKINPENIFILFGVNDLKAYQTQEEFVKHYERLICKLKDQLPNTNIYVQSILPVSVKAEQKNPYITNKKIESMNGVLMNMCEKNNVTYIHIATVIESMNEDLHEGDGIHFQYKFYPLWLNFLIDYTKEEYQNENI
- a CDS encoding DUF4358 domain-containing protein, producing MKIFKNRAWTMILIILILGTLAGCGKEKSKDVSIEDINQKINQEVDLSSMVKGDMEQLEKLYDIEKEKVDSFVLYTASTNIKADEIAIVKVKDSNDIEKVQEAFQNRIDKQSKAFQDYLPEEYFLIENHVLKNNGEYIIFIISKDTQKIEEIVDGCF
- a CDS encoding MBOAT family O-acyltransferase codes for the protein MVFSSLIFIFLFLPFMIFIYYLSPRFLRNLVLLLGSLAFYAWGEPIYILIMIFSTVFDYVNGLLIEKYKNKKRVAKSILFLSMVVNLGILCFFKYYGFIITNINGIFHMSMTNIDLPLPVGISFYTFQTMSYVIDVYRGEVCAQKNIISFGTYVAMFPQLVAGPIVKYKDISKELSYRKENIKLFGEGVQLFIIGLSKKVLLANNIGLLWDSIKGLPSHEISIVSAWTGIIAFTFQIYFDFSGYSDMAIGLGKIFGFHFTKNFNYPYISKSVTEFWRRWHISLGTWFREYVYIPLGGNRLSSIKQYRNLLIVWFLTGLWHGANWNFILWGIYFGIFVTIEKLFLLKWLENRSAWIRHIYTMIVVMIGWVFFEFESMISAVDFIETMFGWNSSLWIDSKGIYDLYTNILLFVILFICSTPVPKNMIHKWRQKYSVGKDILLSFTTMILLLICTAYLVNESYNPFLYFRF
- a CDS encoding DHHW family protein, translating into MNQNNLYQKMISILFLAYIGMSVIFNLISPDLTFSESENRMLQQKPYFSFKKIIDGKWISQYEKYFTDQFIVRDFWIGIRSDTERIFGKKENNNVYLGKESYLMEAFQKPSEENFNKKLKELQSFSDSTPNTNKYFLLVPNAVSILKDKLPSYAPTDDQLFYIEKLKKNMIQNIRFLDIYPTLYNRKNEYIFYKTDHHWTTKGAYYAYEKIAKDMGFTPYKKEDFKIQKVTDKFYGSLYSKSGFRHIKPDDIELYIPKKENQYKVEYIEENKVDHSFYKLDNLEKKDKYKVFFDGNHPLIKISSEQENTKKLLMIKDSYANSLIPFLALHYSDIYVVDLRYYQKDLQELIDKNHIEDVLILYNENTFFQDSIE
- a CDS encoding CGGC domain-containing protein, giving the protein MKNIGIINCYNVSQKCSSSGCFKALYNETGSFERYKGEGARIISFVHCNGCSDQVVNQFLERAERMVQKGVEVIHLSTCVRSKCPWYDEVIKNLSEKYEIEGYSHAKKNSR
- a CDS encoding GntR family transcriptional regulator — protein: MARDILNDDHTGLSLTSKIFNILREDILNGKYTEGEKLGEAKLAEELGVSRTPVREALKQLELDGIVENKPNRGVMVLGISKQDIEDIFTIRTAIEGIAARWAVERITNDEVRQLTESYELMEFYTFKNDIEKFSEINTIFHEIIYKATKSRYLEQVLKDFQYYMKQTRRRSLQVEGRMKISLQEHKAILDAFLNKDKEGAQKALANHIANSKKNVENNTDQ
- a CDS encoding aminotransferase class I/II-fold pyridoxal phosphate-dependent enzyme; its protein translation is MDTCIINKLKSMRDENIISFHVPGHKNGKAYEKYNIGNLLSIDVTEIEGTDNLHEPAGIIKDAQDHAAQFFGADHTFFLVNGTSCGNISALMAVANPKDQVIVPRDCHKSVMNGLILGGIDPIYIEPKVDEKNRLPMGVTHEEVRKAIINHPDIKAVVLTYPNYYGICPDINKIVQVVHEYNKILIVDEAHGSHFILNEDLPCSALQAGADIVIQSTHKTLFGFTQASMLHVKSKRVDIERLRFMLTIHQSSSPSYLLMSSLDMARAIAQRKGTILMGELLKNIDWFSDELQKIDGVKIIDTVSPWNKDQTRLVISMKKLGISGVELENILRKEYKIQMEMSDSHYIVGVCTIGNTKEDFKKLLYAIKEIKGQSKEIHEEEKISCSYVSPIVRISPREAVFLPKKIIPMEESIGKVSGEYIIPYPPGVPMVCPGEEITEEIINQIMYMKKNKINMIGMEDSSLQSLKIIIEK